One Streptococcus sp. zg-86 DNA window includes the following coding sequences:
- a CDS encoding NUDIX hydrolase N-terminal domain-containing protein: protein MTEDKWLKWAIRLQALAQTGLAYGKDVYDIERFEEIRRIAAEMLVEPSGLPLETVHDLFCNESGYQTPKLDTRAAIIEQEKILLVQENDGLWSLPGGWCDVDQSTMDNVIKEVQEEAGLEVEVERLVAILDKSKSNPSRSVHHVTKIFYLCRRIDGQFQANSETVASDYFALDDLPPLSLTKNTAEQIALCFEAHQAEHWEARFE, encoded by the coding sequence ATGACAGAGGATAAGTGGCTCAAGTGGGCAATCCGTTTGCAGGCCTTGGCACAGACAGGTCTGGCTTATGGCAAAGATGTCTATGACATTGAACGATTTGAAGAAATTCGCCGGATAGCTGCTGAAATGTTGGTTGAGCCCTCAGGCTTACCCTTGGAAACAGTACACGATTTATTTTGTAATGAATCAGGTTATCAGACTCCAAAATTAGACACACGAGCAGCGATTATTGAACAAGAGAAGATTCTTTTGGTGCAAGAAAATGATGGCCTATGGTCGCTACCAGGAGGTTGGTGCGATGTTGATCAGTCAACGATGGACAATGTCATCAAGGAAGTACAGGAAGAAGCAGGACTTGAAGTAGAGGTGGAACGATTAGTGGCTATTTTGGATAAGTCAAAGAGCAATCCTAGTCGTTCTGTCCACCATGTGACCAAGATTTTTTACCTATGCCGAAGAATCGATGGGCAATTTCAGGCAAATTCAGAAACCGTTGCAAGTGACTACTTTGCTTTGGATGATTTACCTCCCCTGTCTTTGACGAAAAATACAGCCGAACAAATAGCGCTTTGTTTTGAAGCACATCAGGCGGAGCATTGGGAAGCACGATTTGAATGA
- a CDS encoding acyl-ACP thioesterase domain-containing protein: MGLRYQETLTLPFDMVDVKQELKIPGFLAYCLALSGRQSELLGRADKAIFEEYGLVWVVTDYEVDIHRLPRYQETVTIETEAKSYNKFFCYRTFHIYDETGALLIKILAYFVLIDFETRKVSPVPEELIAPYQSEKVKKVARAPKYDTLGESVEAEREVRYFDIDLNGHVNNSKYLEWMYESLDYDFLLQHRPVYFQLKYIKEVAPGSLVTTKAVQEEGVSQHEIWSNGQLNAQGMIKWEKRDDRG, translated from the coding sequence ATGGGACTACGTTATCAGGAAACACTCACTCTACCTTTTGACATGGTAGATGTCAAGCAAGAGTTAAAAATTCCAGGCTTTTTGGCCTATTGTTTGGCCTTGTCTGGTCGCCAATCGGAACTTCTTGGACGTGCAGACAAAGCTATTTTTGAAGAGTATGGCTTGGTTTGGGTGGTGACGGATTATGAGGTAGATATTCATCGTTTACCACGCTATCAAGAAACCGTTACGATTGAGACAGAAGCAAAGTCTTACAATAAATTCTTCTGTTATCGGACTTTTCATATTTATGATGAAACGGGAGCTTTACTGATTAAAATTTTAGCCTATTTTGTCTTGATTGATTTTGAGACGAGAAAGGTCAGTCCTGTTCCAGAGGAATTGATTGCTCCGTATCAATCAGAAAAAGTGAAAAAAGTAGCGCGCGCGCCCAAATATGACACCTTAGGAGAAAGCGTTGAAGCAGAGCGAGAAGTGCGGTATTTTGACATAGACTTAAATGGTCATGTTAACAATAGTAAATACCTCGAGTGGATGTATGAGAGCTTAGACTATGATTTTCTTCTTCAGCATCGGCCAGTCTATTTTCAGCTTAAGTATATAAAAGAAGTGGCACCAGGGTCTTTAGTGACGACAAAAGCTGTTCAAGAAGAAGGTGTCAGTCAGCACGAAATCTGGTCCAATGGCCAACTCAATGCCCAAGGTATGATTAAATGGGAGAAAAGAGATGACAGAGGATAA
- the hemW gene encoding radical SAM family heme chaperone HemW has product MTNRPTSAYIHIPFCTQICYYCDFSKVFIKNQPVDEYLAALMEEVRFYDLPPLKTLYIGGGTPSALSAEQLNYLLTNLEAILDLSEVEEFTIEANPGDLTADKIAVLRKSKCNRVSLGVQTFDNRMLKKIGRSHNQAQIYETIGALKEAGFYNISIDLIYALPGQTMEQVKDNVARALALDIPHMSLYSLILENHTVFMNRQRRGTLHLPNEDVESDMFEYILQELEKNGFEHYEISNFTKPGFESRHNLMYWDNAEYFGLGAGASGYIKGMRYRNRGPIQHYLKSIRAKGHARLHEEQLSQAEQMEEEMFLGLRKKTGVSIARFEEKFQTSFEKRYGQVVAELKAEGLLQEEEDCIRMTKKGLFLGDTVAERFILGED; this is encoded by the coding sequence ATGACAAACAGACCAACATCAGCCTATATTCATATTCCTTTTTGTACTCAGATTTGCTATTATTGTGATTTTTCAAAGGTATTTATTAAAAACCAGCCTGTTGATGAGTATTTAGCTGCTCTCATGGAAGAAGTACGTTTCTATGATTTACCCCCTTTAAAAACGCTCTATATTGGGGGCGGGACACCTTCAGCTCTTTCAGCAGAGCAATTAAATTATTTGCTGACAAATCTAGAAGCTATCCTAGACTTGTCGGAAGTAGAAGAGTTTACAATTGAAGCCAATCCTGGAGATTTGACAGCTGATAAAATCGCTGTTCTCCGAAAATCCAAATGCAATCGGGTTTCCCTTGGTGTACAAACCTTTGATAATCGTATGCTCAAGAAAATTGGTCGTTCCCACAATCAAGCCCAGATTTATGAAACGATTGGTGCTTTAAAAGAGGCTGGTTTTTATAATATTTCGATTGATTTAATCTATGCCTTACCAGGTCAGACCATGGAGCAGGTCAAGGACAATGTAGCAAGAGCTTTGGCGCTGGATATTCCTCATATGAGCCTGTATAGCTTAATTTTAGAGAACCATACTGTTTTCATGAACCGACAGCGCCGTGGTACGCTACACTTGCCCAATGAAGATGTCGAGTCAGATATGTTTGAATACATTCTGCAAGAATTAGAAAAAAATGGCTTTGAACACTATGAGATTTCCAATTTTACCAAGCCAGGCTTTGAAAGCAGACACAATCTCATGTACTGGGATAATGCAGAATATTTTGGACTTGGAGCAGGGGCTTCTGGTTATATCAAGGGGATGCGGTATCGTAATCGTGGGCCGATTCAACATTATTTAAAATCCATTCGTGCAAAAGGTCATGCAAGGCTTCACGAAGAGCAGTTGTCGCAGGCAGAGCAAATGGAAGAAGAAATGTTTTTAGGTTTGCGGAAAAAGACAGGAGTCTCCATTGCACGATTTGAAGAAAAATTCCAGACTTCCTTTGAGAAACGCTATGGTCAGGTAGTAGCAGAATTGAAAGCAGAAGGATTACTTCAAGAAGAAGAGGATTGTATTCGAATGACCAAGAAGGGACTGTTTCTTGGGGATACAGTCGCAGAACGATTTATACTAGGAGAGGACTAA
- a CDS encoding glycogen/starch/alpha-glucan phosphorylase gives MINLQNFVQTMYAKRIEDCSDQELYYALLAFTKQRSEAKCTNDQKKKVYYISAEFLIGKLLSNNLINLGLYDEVKHQLAEAGKDLIAIEEMEMEPSLGNGGLGRLAACFLDSIASLGLSGDGVGLNYHFGLFRQLFQYHQQSAVPNEWITPRSWLTESPISYQVPFANFTLTSKLYDIDVPGYKTEKKNRLRLFDLASVDDNIIDDGIDFDMDDIFRNLTLFLYPDDSTDQGKILRIFQQYFMVSNAAQLLIDEAVAKGSTIHDLADYAVVQINDTHPSLVIPELIRLLELRGIAFDEAVEIVKSMTAYTNHTILSEALEKWPLEFLNKVVPHLVPFIEELDRRAKEIENNPAVNIIDEHGRVHMAHMDIHYGYSINGVAALHTEILKSSELKAFYDLYPDKFNNKTNGITFRRWLMHANPRLAHYLDDLIGRDYHRRAEALEDLLAHKDDAAFKQELEKIKHHNKRKLQRHIAKTQGVEVNPDSIFDVQIKRMHEYKRQQMNVLYVIHKYLDIKAGNIPARPLTVFFGGKAAPAYTIAQDIIHLILVLSQVIQHDPEVSPHLQLVMIENYNVTEASFIIPAADISEQISLASKEASGTGNMKFMLNGALTIGTDDGANVEIHELVGDDNIYIFGQDSQTVIDYYANGTYNPHHFYEKDAIRPLVDFITSDVIRQAGGIDERLWRLQDNLKHNDHFMTLLDLEEYIETKERMLADYEDRDAWLEKVIVNIAKAGFFSSDRTIEQYNEDIWHLEK, from the coding sequence ATGATCAATTTACAAAATTTTGTTCAAACCATGTATGCAAAGCGCATTGAAGATTGTTCGGATCAGGAATTATATTATGCTCTTCTTGCTTTTACAAAGCAACGGAGTGAAGCAAAATGCACCAATGACCAAAAGAAAAAAGTTTACTATATTTCAGCAGAGTTTTTGATTGGAAAACTCTTGTCGAATAATCTGATTAACTTAGGATTATACGATGAAGTAAAACACCAGTTAGCAGAAGCTGGTAAGGATTTGATTGCGATTGAAGAAATGGAAATGGAGCCTTCTTTGGGCAATGGTGGTTTGGGTCGTTTGGCAGCCTGCTTCCTTGACTCCATTGCTAGTCTTGGCTTGAGTGGTGACGGTGTTGGTTTGAACTATCATTTTGGCTTGTTCCGTCAGTTATTCCAGTATCATCAGCAGTCAGCTGTGCCAAATGAATGGATTACCCCACGTTCTTGGTTGACAGAATCTCCGATTTCCTACCAAGTACCATTTGCGAATTTTACCTTGACTTCAAAACTCTATGACATTGATGTGCCTGGTTATAAGACAGAAAAGAAAAATCGTCTGCGCCTCTTTGATTTAGCATCTGTTGACGACAATATCATTGATGACGGTATCGACTTTGATATGGATGATATTTTCCGTAATTTGACTCTTTTCTTGTATCCGGATGATTCAACAGATCAAGGTAAAATCTTGCGGATTTTCCAACAGTATTTCATGGTGTCAAATGCGGCACAATTATTGATTGATGAGGCAGTTGCTAAGGGATCAACTATCCATGACTTGGCAGACTATGCGGTGGTTCAAATCAATGACACCCACCCTTCCTTGGTTATTCCTGAATTGATTCGTCTTTTGGAACTGCGTGGCATTGCCTTTGATGAAGCTGTGGAGATTGTCAAGAGTATGACAGCCTACACCAACCATACCATTTTGTCTGAAGCCTTAGAGAAATGGCCACTTGAATTTCTGAATAAAGTCGTCCCACACTTGGTACCATTTATTGAAGAGTTGGATCGTCGTGCAAAAGAAATAGAGAACAATCCTGCGGTTAATATCATTGATGAGCATGGTCGTGTACATATGGCGCATATGGATATTCACTATGGATACTCAATAAATGGAGTGGCTGCACTTCATACGGAGATTTTAAAATCATCTGAGCTCAAAGCCTTTTATGACTTGTATCCTGATAAATTCAACAATAAGACCAATGGGATTACCTTCCGCCGTTGGCTCATGCATGCCAACCCACGTTTAGCGCACTATTTGGATGACTTGATTGGTCGTGATTATCACCGTCGGGCAGAGGCCTTGGAAGATTTATTGGCTCATAAGGATGATGCAGCCTTCAAGCAAGAATTAGAAAAAATTAAACACCACAATAAACGGAAATTGCAACGCCATATTGCCAAAACACAAGGGGTTGAGGTCAATCCGGATTCGATATTTGATGTGCAAATTAAACGGATGCATGAATACAAACGGCAACAGATGAATGTTTTATATGTCATTCATAAGTATTTGGACATTAAGGCGGGGAATATTCCTGCTCGTCCATTGACCGTATTCTTCGGTGGAAAAGCGGCTCCAGCCTACACAATCGCGCAAGATATTATCCATTTGATTTTGGTCTTATCACAAGTCATTCAGCATGACCCTGAAGTGAGCCCACACCTACAATTAGTGATGATTGAAAATTATAATGTAACAGAAGCAAGTTTCATCATTCCAGCAGCAGATATTTCAGAGCAGATTTCCCTTGCTTCAAAAGAAGCGTCTGGGACAGGAAATATGAAATTTATGCTAAATGGTGCCTTGACAATTGGTACAGATGACGGTGCAAATGTGGAAATTCATGAGTTAGTAGGCGATGATAATATCTACATCTTTGGTCAAGATAGTCAGACAGTGATTGATTATTACGCAAATGGTACTTACAACCCACATCATTTCTATGAAAAAGACGCTATTCGTCCCTTAGTAGATTTTATTACCAGCGATGTTATTCGCCAAGCAGGGGGAATTGATGAGCGCTTGTGGAGATTGCAAGACAATCTGAAACACAATGACCACTTTATGACCCTCCTTGATTTAGAAGAGTATATTGAAACCAAGGAACGTATGCTTGCGGATTATGAAGACCGTGATGCTTGGTTAGAAAAAGTCATTGTTAATATTGCCAAAGCTGGTTTCTTCTCAAGTGACCGCACGATTGAGCAGTACAACGAAGACATTTGGCATTTGGAGAAATAA
- the deoD gene encoding purine-nucleoside phosphorylase: MSIHIGAKVGEIADKILLPGDPLRAKFIAENFLEDAVLFNEIRGMYGYTGTYKGERVSVMGTGMGMPSISIYARELIVDYGVKRLIRVGTAGSLNPDVHVRELVLAQAAATNSNMIRNDWPMYDFPQIASFNLLDKAYHIAKELGMTTHVGSVLSTDVFYSNFFEKNVKLGTMGVHAVEMEAAALYYLAAQHGVEALGIMTISDSLVNPDEDTTAEERQTTFTDMMKVGLETLISK; encoded by the coding sequence ATGTCTATTCATATTGGAGCAAAAGTTGGCGAGATTGCTGACAAGATTTTATTACCGGGTGACCCTTTGCGGGCAAAATTCATCGCAGAAAATTTCTTAGAAGATGCGGTGTTGTTCAACGAAATTCGTGGCATGTATGGCTATACTGGAACCTATAAAGGGGAGCGTGTGAGCGTGATGGGAACAGGTATGGGAATGCCGTCTATTTCTATCTATGCGCGTGAGTTGATTGTGGACTACGGTGTGAAACGCTTGATTCGTGTGGGGACCGCAGGTTCACTCAATCCAGATGTCCATGTTCGTGAATTGGTCTTGGCACAAGCAGCAGCGACCAATTCAAATATGATTCGCAACGATTGGCCTATGTATGACTTCCCACAGATTGCTAGTTTCAATCTGCTGGACAAGGCCTATCATATCGCTAAAGAATTAGGCATGACCACGCATGTGGGATCTGTCTTGTCGACCGATGTTTTCTATTCAAACTTCTTTGAGAAAAACGTGAAATTGGGAACCATGGGCGTTCATGCTGTTGAAATGGAAGCAGCAGCACTTTACTACCTTGCTGCGCAGCATGGTGTAGAAGCTCTTGGCATTATGACTATTTCAGATAGCTTGGTCAACCCAGATGAGGATACGACAGCGGAAGAACGCCAAACAACCTTCACAGATATGATGAAAGTTGGTCTTGAAACACTGATTTCTAAGTAA
- a CDS encoding purine-nucleoside phosphorylase has protein sequence MSLMEKIQETKNFLEAKGLIAPEFGLILGSGLGELADEVENAIVIDYAEIPNWGKSTVVGHAGKLVYGDLAGKKVLALQGRFHFYEGNPMEVVTFPVRVMKALGCHSIIVTNAAGGIGYGPGTLMMINDHINMIGTNPLIGENLDEFGPRFPDMSDAYSKDYRGKAKEIAEKIGVQVEEGVYLGVSGPTYETPAEIRAYQTMGASAVGMSTVPEVIVAVHSGMKVLGISAITNYAAGFQSSLNHEEVVEVTTRIKEDFKGLIKAVLAGL, from the coding sequence ATGTCATTAATGGAAAAAATTCAAGAAACAAAGAACTTTTTGGAAGCAAAAGGTCTTATAGCGCCAGAATTTGGCTTGATTTTGGGGTCTGGCTTGGGCGAATTGGCTGATGAAGTAGAAAATGCGATTGTCATCGACTATGCAGAGATTCCAAACTGGGGTAAATCGACTGTTGTCGGTCACGCTGGTAAATTAGTCTATGGAGACTTAGCTGGTAAGAAAGTGTTGGCTCTTCAAGGACGTTTCCACTTCTATGAAGGAAATCCAATGGAAGTCGTTACTTTCCCAGTTCGTGTGATGAAGGCACTTGGCTGCCATAGTATCATCGTGACAAACGCAGCAGGTGGTATTGGCTATGGCCCAGGAACCCTTATGATGATCAATGATCATATCAACATGATTGGGACCAATCCGCTCATTGGTGAAAACTTGGATGAGTTTGGTCCACGTTTCCCAGATATGTCAGATGCTTACAGCAAGGATTACCGTGGCAAAGCAAAAGAAATTGCAGAGAAGATTGGTGTTCAGGTAGAAGAAGGTGTCTATCTAGGTGTGTCTGGTCCAACTTATGAAACACCAGCGGAAATCCGTGCCTACCAAACCATGGGCGCTTCTGCGGTCGGTATGTCAACTGTACCAGAAGTTATTGTGGCCGTGCATTCAGGGATGAAAGTTTTAGGAATTTCAGCGATTACTAACTATGCAGCTGGGTTCCAAAGTTCACTCAACCATGAAGAAGTCGTCGAAGTGACTACACGCATTAAGGAAGATTTCAAAGGCTTAATCAAAGCAGTCTTGGCAGGCCTATAA
- a CDS encoding nucleotidyltransferase family protein, translating into MIEKIERLIAEINRIHQLYSKDYFETGKVEKVNLSHTFRRVPTEHILSYRLNLHESINDYLYRADVKDIHYYYRVKTAESILYKIDSYKKRDSHYPVNNILNDIFGARVILQSEEIQEILERLDYWKETYSLKNWYIRDRDGYVGIHIYFKNQSNFYYPWELQIWDEKDAEANIESHRLYKRSFVN; encoded by the coding sequence ATGATTGAAAAAATAGAACGATTGATTGCTGAAATCAATCGCATTCATCAATTGTATTCAAAAGATTATTTTGAAACAGGAAAGGTGGAAAAAGTCAATCTTTCTCATACCTTTAGGAGAGTTCCGACTGAGCATATCTTATCCTATCGTCTTAATTTACATGAATCTATCAATGATTATTTGTATCGTGCGGATGTGAAAGATATCCATTATTATTACCGTGTCAAGACGGCAGAAAGTATCTTGTATAAGATTGATTCCTATAAAAAAAGAGATAGCCACTATCCAGTTAATAATATTTTAAATGATATTTTTGGTGCACGAGTGATTCTTCAGTCTGAGGAGATTCAGGAGATTTTAGAGCGCTTGGATTATTGGAAGGAAACCTATAGTCTGAAAAATTGGTATATCAGAGATAGGGACGGCTATGTCGGTATTCATATCTATTTTAAAAATCAGAGCAATTTCTACTATCCTTGGGAATTGCAGATCTGGGATGAGAAGGATGCAGAAGCGAATATTGAAAGTCATAGGCTATATAAACGTAGCTTTGTAAACTAA
- a CDS encoding ClbS/DfsB family four-helix bundle protein — MKEYESKVALLAEIKQKADLFIGEFSVISEQDKDLLLDGVDRSPAQMLAYQLGWLKLLQGWEKDEQVGLDVITPHRDFKWNQLGGLYQQFYREYGDYSLQELMMQFEKEVGAILEQVNSYIDEELFQPHQRKWASSTPSKWSVWKWIHINTVAPFTNFRTKIRKWKKEYAILSETQ; from the coding sequence ATGAAAGAATATGAATCCAAGGTAGCCTTGTTAGCAGAAATAAAGCAGAAAGCCGACCTCTTTATTGGAGAATTTTCGGTGATTTCTGAGCAGGACAAGGATTTGCTGCTAGACGGAGTGGATCGCAGTCCAGCCCAGATGCTTGCCTATCAATTAGGTTGGTTGAAACTGTTGCAAGGCTGGGAAAAGGATGAACAGGTAGGACTTGACGTGATCACACCGCATAGAGACTTTAAGTGGAATCAGCTTGGCGGACTCTATCAGCAATTTTATAGAGAGTATGGAGACTATTCTTTACAAGAGTTGATGATGCAGTTTGAAAAAGAGGTGGGCGCTATCTTAGAGCAAGTAAACAGCTATATAGATGAGGAGTTGTTTCAGCCGCATCAGCGCAAATGGGCAAGTTCAACGCCTAGCAAGTGGTCTGTTTGGAAATGGATTCATATTAATACCGTTGCACCTTTTACCAACTTTCGAACAAAGATTCGGAAGTGGAAGAAAGAATATGCAATATTATCAGAAACACAATAA
- a CDS encoding phosphopentomutase — translation MAKFKRMHVVVLDSVGIGAAPDADQFFNAGEPDTTSDTLGHISETAGLNVPNMAKIGLGNIERDTPLKTVAAEENPTGYVTKLEEVSRGKDTMTGHWEIMGLNITDPFDTFWDGFPEDLLQKIEAFSGRKIIREANKPYSGTAVIDDFGPRQMETGELIVYTSADPVLQIAAHEDIIPLEELYKICEYARSITLERPSLLGRIIARPYVGTQGNFTRTANRHDYAVSPFAPTVLDNLKAAGIDTYGVGKINDIFNSAGISHDMGHNKSNNHGVDTFVKVLQNEDFTEGLSFTNLVDFDAVYGHRRDTEGYRDCLEEFDARLPEIIENLREDDLLMITADHGNDPTYVGTDHTREYVPLLIFGKSLTGAGRIPVGHFADISATIADNFGVEKSQIGESFLDKLV, via the coding sequence ATGGCAAAATTTAAACGCATGCACGTTGTGGTATTGGATTCAGTAGGAATCGGTGCGGCGCCCGATGCAGATCAATTTTTTAATGCAGGTGAGCCAGATACGACGTCAGATACTTTAGGTCATATCTCAGAAACTGCAGGTTTGAACGTCCCAAATATGGCAAAGATTGGTCTTGGAAATATCGAGCGTGACACACCGCTTAAAACTGTTGCTGCTGAAGAAAATCCAACAGGTTATGTGACAAAATTAGAAGAGGTATCACGTGGAAAGGATACTATGACCGGTCACTGGGAAATTATGGGTCTCAATATCACTGATCCATTTGATACCTTCTGGGATGGTTTTCCAGAAGATTTGCTTCAAAAGATTGAGGCATTTTCAGGACGAAAAATCATTCGTGAGGCCAACAAACCGTATTCTGGAACAGCAGTTATTGATGATTTTGGCCCACGCCAAATGGAAACAGGTGAGTTGATTGTCTACACATCTGCCGACCCTGTTCTTCAAATCGCCGCTCACGAGGACATTATTCCACTAGAAGAACTTTATAAAATCTGTGAATACGCACGTTCGATTACACTTGAGCGCCCTTCTTTATTAGGACGGATTATCGCGCGTCCCTATGTGGGAACACAGGGCAATTTCACACGGACTGCCAATCGTCATGACTATGCTGTTTCTCCATTTGCTCCAACCGTGCTTGACAACTTGAAAGCAGCAGGTATTGATACCTACGGTGTTGGAAAAATCAACGACATTTTCAATAGTGCAGGAATTTCCCACGATATGGGTCATAATAAGTCTAACAACCACGGTGTGGATACCTTTGTCAAGGTCTTGCAAAATGAGGACTTTACAGAAGGTCTGTCCTTTACCAACTTAGTGGACTTTGATGCGGTCTATGGTCATCGTAGGGATACAGAAGGTTACCGCGATTGCTTGGAAGAATTTGATGCCCGCTTGCCAGAAATTATTGAAAACCTTCGTGAAGATGACCTCCTCATGATTACGGCTGACCACGGAAATGACCCAACTTATGTCGGAACAGACCACACCCGTGAGTATGTACCATTGCTTATCTTTGGAAAATCGCTCACAGGTGCAGGCCGTATTCCAGTTGGGCACTTTGCGGATATCTCAGCAACGATTGCAGATAACTTTGGTGTTGAAAAGAGCCAAATTGGGGAAAGTTTCCTAGATAAATTGGTATAA
- the rpiA gene encoding ribose-5-phosphate isomerase RpiA: protein MLSLKEQVGIKAAEFVTDGMIVGLGTGSTAYYFVQELGRRVQEEGLSIVGVTTSSSTSEHAASLGIPLKSIDEVAYVDITVDGADEVDAAFNGIKGGGAALLMEKIVAVNSKDCIWIVDESKVVETLGAFKLPVEVVQYGAENLFRKFEEKGYRPSFRMKDGEKLVTDMKNYIIDLDLKEIQDAEALAKELDHTVGVVEHGLFIQLVSKVIVGYPDGPRFLQKH, encoded by the coding sequence ATGCTAAGTTTGAAAGAGCAGGTGGGGATAAAAGCTGCTGAATTCGTGACAGATGGAATGATTGTAGGTCTGGGAACAGGGTCCACTGCTTATTATTTTGTACAGGAGTTAGGGCGCCGTGTTCAGGAAGAAGGATTGTCCATTGTTGGTGTAACGACGTCCAGTTCTACGTCTGAGCATGCTGCTTCTTTAGGAATTCCTTTAAAATCCATTGATGAGGTAGCCTATGTAGACATCACAGTTGATGGCGCTGATGAAGTGGATGCTGCTTTTAATGGAATTAAAGGCGGTGGCGCTGCTCTTTTAATGGAAAAAATTGTCGCCGTCAATAGCAAGGATTGCATTTGGATTGTGGATGAGTCAAAAGTTGTTGAAACTTTAGGAGCCTTTAAATTACCAGTAGAAGTGGTTCAGTATGGCGCTGAAAATCTCTTTCGGAAATTTGAAGAAAAAGGCTATCGCCCAAGTTTCCGTATGAAAGACGGAGAAAAACTCGTGACCGATATGAAAAACTACATCATTGACTTAGACTTAAAAGAGATTCAGGATGCTGAAGCCTTGGCCAAGGAATTGGATCATACAGTCGGTGTCGTAGAGCATGGTCTCTTTATCCAGTTGGTTTCAAAAGTTATCGTAGGCTATCCAGACGGGCCACGTTTTCTCCAAAAGCACTAG
- a CDS encoding LemA family protein, producing MNKKLLYIVIPVLAIVFIAMGAIGQYNGLVDSYAEVENAQSNVDTQLQRRYDLIPNVVSSVKGAMEHETEVFTAIADARAKIGSSKQGSAEYKEGQSQLDSAVSRLLVLTENYPQLNSNQQVSDLITELEGTENRLLVARKDFNTIATAYNKKIKRFPTSIYAGIFGYEKVDLFQATSDAATTVPSVNLGDK from the coding sequence ATGAACAAAAAATTACTCTATATTGTCATTCCAGTATTAGCGATTGTCTTTATCGCTATGGGAGCCATTGGTCAATACAATGGTTTAGTAGATAGTTATGCTGAGGTTGAAAATGCCCAGTCCAATGTCGATACACAGTTGCAACGGCGGTATGATTTGATTCCAAACGTTGTTTCTTCTGTAAAAGGAGCAATGGAGCATGAGACAGAAGTCTTTACTGCTATTGCTGACGCGCGTGCTAAAATCGGCTCTAGCAAGCAAGGTTCTGCCGAGTACAAGGAAGGGCAAAGCCAACTCGATTCAGCGGTTTCTCGCCTCCTCGTCCTCACCGAAAATTATCCGCAATTAAATTCCAACCAACAAGTCTCTGACTTGATTACAGAGCTTGAAGGAACAGAAAATCGTCTCTTGGTTGCCCGTAAGGATTTCAATACCATTGCGACAGCCTACAATAAGAAAATCAAACGCTTCCCAACAAGTATCTACGCAGGAATCTTTGGTTATGAGAAAGTAGATTTATTCCAAGCGACATCGGATGCCGCAACAACGGTACCAAGTGTCAATCTTGGGGATAAATAA